The DNA segment AATAAAGATTTGAACTCTACCGATTTTGGCTACGCCAGGACATTTATGTTCGACGAGACTTCTTTAAAGTTAATAAAGAAAGAAGTGTCAGATTATAATAATGATAAAAGTAGTGATAGTGATAGTGATAGTGATAGAAAAGAAGATATGTTGAGCACCTTTACGGATTCTGGCAAGAAATTTAGCTTTAAATGCTGTAATAATCCAAATGAGTGAGGAGTTGTTTACGTTTGAGTAAATTCAAAGATAAGCTAAATCGCGGTGTTTGCCCCAACTGTGGTTATCGTCTTGTTGAAGTACCAGACAAAGAGGGAGTAGAGCGGTGCGAGGAGTGCTGTGTAGTAGTGCAGAACCGTACATTGTTCTATACTGCCAATGCTCGGAACACAAGAAAAGTGTAATAGAAAATGGTAAGAAAATTCAGGACAACAAGATTCACCCCGATCTAATATAAAAAAAAACGGCGACCCCGTAGGATCACCGTCAAACTACCTTTATGAGAGATTGCTTCACTCCGTTAAAGTTACCATTGTCATCCGTATAGTGCGATGCCTTGGAACCTCGATTATCGAAGCGCGGATAAATCTCGGGCTTTAGGATCTCCTTGTTCTTAACTACATCCTTTAGGCTGCGCTCAGACCGCCAGTTATATTCGACTTCCTTTGGCTCGTACTGTACTTCACTAGGCGGAAAAAGCTCCCGTAATTCTGCCCATACAGCGCCAGGAACACGGAACCACCCCGGCTCGTTATTTTGAACGTCCACAAGCCATTGAATCAGCGGTGTGTACTTATCGTAGGTAATCGGTGATCTAATCGCTTGAGAAACGCTAGAATCGCCTTCACCGCCCATGTTAACCGCTAATTGCGGAATTGCCTTTTTCAATCGATAGTGGATCGATGGAATGGACACTCCTAGGATCTGCGCCGTCTCATCCATGTTAAGACATGCGAAGTAATACAGCGCGATACAGTGGCGTTCCCGAGGCGTAAGGCTACGGCTGGACAATGCCGATTCCAGATCCAGACGGATCACGGTAGCGTTAGTATCGCCGTCGTGTTCTTCTTCCTGAACCTTGTAGATGTCGTCCAACAAGCGCTCCACGCCGGCATCTTGATACATATACAGAGCATCATATTTAATATCAGATTTATCCATGGTGAACAAACACCTCCGTCTTAAATAGTAGTTGACAACGTTTTGTGTTGTCATGTATAATAAGCTCATAGACAAATTCCTAGGAGGAACTTACCATGATCGAAAAATACATAGCCGAGGCTCTAGTGGGAAAATCAGATAGCACAATCCGTTCTTATAAATACGCTCTTGAGCGATTCGAAAAATACCTAAGCGGTTCGGACGGCGCTATGGACAATCTGACTCAATTCGATGTCCAGTCGTACATTTCTTGGATGCAAACCGTTAAGAAGTGTCAGGCCGCATCGATCAACCGCGAGTACGCCGCGATCGCTAGTTTCTGCGAATGGTCAAACCAACAAAAAGCGCTGATCGGCGTTAGGCTGCCGAAGCAAGTTCACCCGTCCCGTACAGCTCCAAAGTCGCTTGAGCGCAACGATAGAAACAACGTGTTTCGGGCGGTGCAACGTGACGGCAATCTTAGAGACATTGCGATTGTTTACACGCTTTACTTCTGCGGATTACGCCTAGATGAATTGCTTTCCCTAGATCGCGCCGACGTTGATCTGAGCGACCGTAAAGGTGAGCTGATCGTTAGATCCGGTAAAGGCGACAAACAGCGTACAGTTCCAATCGACGCTAAGGCTCGTGCCTTCCTAAAGGAATATCTGGACAGCCGTAACGATGACTGTGAGGCGTTGTTCGTTGCCACAAAAGGAACGGTTCGCCGACTCGGTGAGCGTTGGGTTCAAAAGACTCTCAAGAAGTACGACA comes from the Paenibacillus hexagrammi genome and includes:
- a CDS encoding sigma-70 family RNA polymerase sigma factor, with amino-acid sequence MDKSDIKYDALYMYQDAGVERLLDDIYKVQEEEHDGDTNATVIRLDLESALSSRSLTPRERHCIALYYFACLNMDETAQILGVSIPSIHYRLKKAIPQLAVNMGGEGDSSVSQAIRSPITYDKYTPLIQWLVDVQNNEPGWFRVPGAVWAELRELFPPSEVQYEPKEVEYNWRSERSLKDVVKNKEILKPEIYPRFDNRGSKASHYTDDNGNFNGVKQSLIKVV
- a CDS encoding tyrosine-type recombinase/integrase produces the protein MIEKYIAEALVGKSDSTIRSYKYALERFEKYLSGSDGAMDNLTQFDVQSYISWMQTVKKCQAASINREYAAIASFCEWSNQQKALIGVRLPKQVHPSRTAPKSLERNDRNNVFRAVQRDGNLRDIAIVYTLYFCGLRLDELLSLDRADVDLSDRKGELIVRSGKGDKQRTVPIDAKARAFLKEYLDSRNDDCEALFVATKGTVRRLGERWVQKTLKKYDIHPHLLRHTFARDLVDSGTDIVTVADLLGHSDLGTTMRYTRPSMEDKMKAVSGLGL